In a single window of the Desulfovibrio mangrovi genome:
- a CDS encoding iron-containing alcohol dehydrogenase: MAVREEVYGFFIPSVTLMGIGSHKEIPNKIKALGSKKPLLVTDKGITAVGITQQIVDLMKANGMDCIVYDETIPNPTDKNVHAGVEVYKKNKCDSLITLGGGSSHDCGKGVGLVVANGGKIHDFEGVDKSTKPMPPYIAVNTTAGTASEMTRFCIITDTSRKVKMAIVDWRVTPTIAIDDPLLMMGMPPALTAATGMDALTHAVEAYVSTIATPMTDACAEKAIKLIFQFLRRAVANGQDIEAREGMCYAQYLAGMAFNNASLGHVHAMAHQLGGFYDLPHGECNAILLPHVEQFNLIARVERFAEMATWMGENIEGLSPRAAAEKALVAIRQLSADVGIPAGLIELGKRYGKDVKAEDIPTMTSNAQKDACGLTNPRRPKDSDVMAIYQAAL, encoded by the coding sequence ATGGCAGTACGAGAGGAAGTGTATGGTTTCTTTATTCCCAGCGTAACCCTTATGGGCATTGGCTCCCACAAGGAAATCCCCAACAAGATTAAAGCTCTCGGTAGCAAGAAGCCGCTGCTGGTAACCGACAAGGGCATCACCGCTGTCGGCATCACCCAACAGATCGTTGATTTGATGAAGGCAAATGGCATGGACTGCATCGTCTATGACGAAACCATACCCAACCCCACCGACAAGAACGTGCACGCTGGCGTTGAAGTCTACAAGAAGAACAAGTGTGACTCCCTGATCACCCTTGGCGGCGGTAGTTCTCATGACTGTGGCAAAGGTGTGGGGCTTGTCGTCGCCAATGGCGGCAAGATTCACGACTTTGAAGGCGTGGATAAGTCCACCAAGCCCATGCCCCCCTATATTGCGGTAAACACCACCGCAGGCACCGCTTCTGAAATGACCCGCTTCTGCATCATCACCGATACCTCCCGCAAGGTGAAGATGGCCATTGTTGACTGGCGCGTTACCCCGACCATCGCTATCGACGATCCGCTGCTCATGATGGGCATGCCTCCGGCGCTGACTGCTGCCACCGGTATGGACGCCCTGACCCATGCTGTTGAAGCGTATGTTTCCACCATTGCAACTCCCATGACCGACGCCTGTGCCGAAAAGGCAATCAAGCTTATTTTCCAGTTCCTGCGCCGTGCCGTTGCCAACGGTCAGGACATCGAAGCCCGCGAAGGCATGTGCTACGCACAGTACCTCGCCGGTATGGCTTTCAACAACGCAAGCCTCGGCCATGTGCACGCCATGGCTCACCAGCTGGGCGGCTTCTACGATCTGCCGCACGGCGAGTGCAACGCCATCTTGCTGCCTCACGTAGAGCAGTTCAACCTCATTGCCAGAGTTGAACGTTTCGCCGAAATGGCAACGTGGATGGGTGAAAACATTGAAGGCCTGAGCCCCAGAGCCGCTGCTGAAAAGGCGCTGGTTGCCATCCGTCAGCTTTCCGCAGACGTGGGCATTCCCGCCGGTCTCATCGAACTCGGCAAGCGTTACGGAAAGGACGTGAAGGCCGAAGATATCCCCACCATGACCTCCAACGCGCAGAAGGATGCCTGCGGTCTGACTAACCCCCGCCGTCCCAAGGACAGCGATGTCATGGCCATCTACCAGGCAGCTCTGTAG
- a CDS encoding Hpt domain-containing protein — translation MPQHLTINIEAALKRMGGDWELFALLLNTFQTDAPHKLQRIAERLAADDIDGARLASHSLKGAAATVGAEKVMQLASELEWLFYDMLNTPDANTTSDATATPACTSRTTRSTPEDYLVSINDELDTLTLAVSDI, via the coding sequence ATGCCGCAGCACCTGACCATAAATATCGAAGCTGCCCTGAAACGCATGGGGGGAGACTGGGAACTATTTGCCCTGCTCCTGAACACCTTTCAGACAGATGCTCCGCACAAGCTGCAACGCATAGCAGAACGGCTGGCGGCTGATGACATTGACGGTGCACGCTTAGCGTCCCATTCCCTCAAAGGCGCAGCCGCCACGGTGGGAGCCGAAAAGGTTATGCAACTGGCGAGCGAGCTTGAATGGCTGTTCTACGACATGCTCAACACGCCAGACGCCAACACCACATCAGACGCCACCGCTACGCCAGCTTGCACATCCCGGACAACGCGAAGTACCCCTGAAGACTATCTTGTCTCGATTAATGATGAACTCGACACCCTCACACTGGCCGTGTCGGACATCTAA
- a CDS encoding iron-containing alcohol dehydrogenase produces MLVTKFAIPEIIFGKGSVKHLAQCARRLGARRVLLVSDDGLERAGWVSMVKGLLEEDLLDCVYFNNVDSNPRDHQVHEGAALYRESQADVIIGLGGGSPIDAAKGIATIVGNGGQIRDYEGANKIMRPLPPMIFIPSTAGSGSDMSQYSIITDVERQVKMSIISRSLVPNLSIIDPTMLTTKTPELIIASAVDALAHAVESYVSKAASPFTEHQALLSIRLILDNINEAVETRSLHALEQLSIASTAAGMSFSNAGLGIGHSLAHSIGGRYDVLHGLVHPILLPVVMRFNLPATEKKMARIGKEVLGPRICSERCLGEKGIDALHEMFVRLGVTTQLREILPSNSDLEAICRMAERDTCTITNPRQASWEDLTRICEEAW; encoded by the coding sequence ATGCTGGTAACCAAATTTGCCATTCCGGAAATCATTTTCGGCAAAGGGAGCGTAAAACATCTCGCCCAATGTGCTCGCAGACTGGGCGCGCGCAGAGTACTGCTGGTCAGCGATGACGGCCTTGAACGGGCAGGCTGGGTCTCCATGGTCAAAGGACTGCTGGAAGAGGACCTGCTGGACTGCGTCTATTTCAACAACGTGGATTCCAATCCGCGCGATCATCAGGTGCACGAAGGGGCGGCTCTGTATCGGGAGTCACAGGCTGACGTGATCATCGGGCTGGGCGGTGGCAGCCCCATCGACGCGGCCAAGGGCATTGCCACTATCGTGGGCAACGGCGGCCAGATACGCGACTACGAAGGCGCCAACAAGATCATGCGCCCGCTGCCGCCCATGATCTTCATCCCCTCCACGGCGGGCAGTGGCTCGGACATGTCGCAATACAGCATTATCACCGACGTGGAGCGACAGGTGAAGATGTCCATCATCAGCCGTTCGCTGGTACCCAACCTTTCCATCATCGACCCCACCATGCTTACCACCAAGACGCCGGAACTGATCATTGCTTCCGCCGTAGATGCGCTGGCGCATGCCGTGGAGTCGTATGTCTCCAAGGCGGCATCTCCGTTCACGGAACATCAGGCGCTGCTCTCCATCCGTCTCATTCTGGACAACATCAACGAAGCCGTGGAAACCCGCTCGCTCCACGCTCTGGAACAGCTCAGCATCGCCAGCACGGCCGCGGGCATGTCCTTCAGCAATGCGGGGCTCGGCATCGGGCACTCTCTGGCGCACTCCATCGGCGGACGCTACGACGTGCTGCACGGACTAGTGCACCCCATCCTGCTGCCCGTGGTCATGCGCTTCAACCTGCCTGCCACGGAGAAGAAGATGGCCCGCATCGGCAAGGAGGTGCTCGGCCCACGCATCTGCTCCGAACGCTGCCTCGGCGAGAAGGGCATAGACGCCCTGCACGAGATGTTTGTCCGACTCGGGGTGACCACTCAGTTACGGGAGATTCTGCCTTCAAATTCCGATCTGGAGGCCATCTGCCGCATGGCGGAACGAGACACCTGCACCATAACCAACCCCAGACAGGCTTCATGGGAAGACCTGACCCGCATCTGCGAGGAGGCATGGTGA
- a CDS encoding two-component system sensor histidine kinase NtrB, which translates to MVIENTTIQDLIGIEHSKLNFFQELQKTIVELKASHEKSEAQRREIAAIFDGITDLMMVLSEDMRIISVNHVFMEIFPDGDPRGKYCYELFTGNNVPCPKCPAFQSLRYDTVSKETAIFRIGNRNMHFEMVSSPLKSPHLKEHQVVIFKRNVTMEKEYQAKFYQAEKMATMGMLAAGVAHEINNPLTAVSGFAEGIRRRIPKLEGQVDDKLVNDFKEYTDTILKECQRCQAIVQTLLTFSRPTKSAFLPVDINSVVEDTVRILQHHFKRRPGLNVVLQLQKGLPHIFGDEAQLKQVALNLLTNAVDAIEDNGTLTVSTAFAQKAQGVHLMVQDTGCGIAEDKLNKLFEPFFTTKPVGKGIGIGLATCYTIVQEHEGDISVMSTLGEGTCFTVTLPQKQAGVHA; encoded by the coding sequence ATGGTGATAGAGAACACTACCATTCAGGATCTCATCGGCATTGAGCACAGCAAGCTCAACTTCTTTCAGGAATTGCAGAAAACCATAGTGGAACTGAAGGCCAGCCACGAAAAATCCGAAGCCCAGCGCAGGGAGATTGCCGCCATTTTCGACGGCATAACCGACCTGATGATGGTTCTCTCGGAAGACATGCGCATAATATCCGTGAATCATGTTTTCATGGAGATATTTCCCGACGGCGACCCCCGCGGCAAGTATTGCTATGAGCTGTTCACCGGCAACAACGTGCCCTGCCCCAAGTGTCCGGCCTTTCAGTCGCTTCGCTATGACACAGTGAGCAAGGAAACAGCCATTTTCCGCATCGGCAACCGAAACATGCATTTTGAAATGGTTTCCTCGCCGCTGAAGAGCCCGCATCTGAAAGAGCATCAGGTTGTTATCTTCAAGCGTAACGTGACCATGGAAAAAGAGTATCAGGCCAAGTTCTATCAGGCTGAAAAGATGGCTACCATGGGCATGCTGGCAGCAGGCGTGGCACATGAGATTAACAATCCGCTCACGGCGGTTTCCGGCTTTGCGGAAGGCATACGCAGACGCATTCCCAAACTTGAGGGACAGGTGGACGATAAACTCGTCAACGACTTCAAGGAATACACGGACACCATCCTCAAGGAATGCCAACGCTGCCAAGCCATTGTGCAGACCCTGCTCACGTTCAGCCGCCCGACCAAATCCGCCTTTCTCCCGGTGGATATCAATTCAGTTGTGGAAGATACCGTGCGAATTCTCCAACACCATTTCAAGAGGCGGCCCGGCCTCAACGTTGTGCTGCAATTGCAGAAAGGACTACCGCACATCTTCGGTGACGAGGCCCAGCTCAAGCAGGTGGCTCTCAACCTGCTGACCAATGCCGTGGATGCCATTGAGGACAACGGCACCCTCACCGTGAGCACTGCCTTTGCCCAAAAGGCACAAGGGGTGCACCTTATGGTGCAAGACACGGGCTGCGGCATTGCGGAAGACAAACTCAACAAACTTTTCGAGCCCTTTTTCACCACAAAACCTGTGGGCAAGGGCATCGGTATCGGCCTTGCCACCTGCTACACCATTGTACAGGAACATGAGGGAGATATCAGCGTAATGAGTACACTCGGGGAAGGCACGTGCTTTACTGTCACGTTGCCGCAAAAACAGGCAGGAGTACATGCATAG
- a CDS encoding sigma-54-dependent transcriptional regulator: MHSKSYSVLVIDDEKSILKLLERELATTERSVETAASGRAAREKLNKKRFDVIISDIRLPDADGLDLLTEFRSMYPDVEIILITGHGDIDNAVEAMRIGAYDYIPKPFNLDRIELVVERAYQRSCLQRENRTYRHSKKSTPPSKLIGNSSVVKHLRFLINKVAPTEVPVLITGESGAGKDVVAHSIQSASARSEKPFIIKNCATLQKELIRSELFGHTRGSFTGATDDREGLLGFADTGTLFLDEIGELPLELQGSLLRVLEARRYRRVGEKTERCIDIRFIFATSRNLAQGVEEGTFNEALYHRINVFNIQIPPLKERKEDLPLLAEHFLGRMAANFGQQTPTISDKAMQALLAYNWPGNVRELRNVLERSLILCENNVITDRALPQELVGKASERRNGGNGIFLLEEVEREHILRALNFFNGNRQHAAEALGIGRKTLYRKLEKYSIS; the protein is encoded by the coding sequence ATGCATAGCAAGAGTTACAGCGTTCTCGTCATTGATGACGAGAAATCCATTCTGAAGCTGCTGGAACGCGAGCTGGCCACCACGGAACGCTCGGTTGAGACAGCGGCAAGCGGGCGTGCGGCTCGCGAAAAACTGAATAAGAAGCGCTTCGACGTCATTATTTCCGACATCCGTTTGCCGGATGCGGACGGGCTGGATCTGCTGACAGAATTTCGCAGCATGTATCCGGACGTGGAGATCATACTCATCACCGGCCACGGAGACATAGACAATGCCGTGGAGGCCATGCGTATAGGCGCATATGACTACATTCCCAAGCCCTTCAATCTGGACAGGATAGAACTGGTGGTGGAACGCGCCTATCAACGTTCCTGCCTGCAGCGGGAAAACAGAACCTATCGCCACAGCAAGAAGAGTACCCCGCCCTCCAAGCTGATAGGCAACTCTTCCGTGGTGAAACACTTGCGTTTTCTCATCAACAAGGTGGCCCCCACTGAGGTGCCGGTACTAATCACCGGCGAAAGCGGTGCGGGCAAGGACGTTGTGGCGCATTCCATCCAGAGTGCAAGCGCCCGCAGTGAAAAACCATTCATCATCAAGAACTGCGCGACATTGCAGAAGGAACTTATTCGCAGTGAACTCTTCGGGCACACCCGGGGCTCATTCACCGGGGCCACGGATGACCGCGAAGGTTTGCTGGGTTTTGCCGACACGGGCACCCTCTTTCTGGACGAAATCGGTGAACTGCCCCTTGAGCTGCAAGGCTCGCTTCTCCGCGTTCTCGAGGCTCGCCGCTACCGCAGGGTGGGTGAGAAAACAGAACGCTGCATAGACATTCGCTTCATCTTTGCCACCAGCCGCAATCTTGCGCAGGGAGTGGAGGAAGGCACCTTTAACGAGGCCCTCTATCACCGGATAAACGTCTTCAACATCCAGATTCCGCCGCTCAAGGAACGCAAGGAAGACCTGCCCCTGCTGGCGGAGCACTTCCTTGGCCGCATGGCCGCCAACTTCGGCCAGCAGACACCCACCATATCAGACAAGGCAATGCAGGCCCTTCTGGCTTACAACTGGCCGGGCAACGTGCGTGAACTCCGTAACGTGCTGGAGCGCAGCCTCATCCTCTGCGAGAACAATGTCATTACAGACCGTGCCCTGCCGCAGGAACTGGTGGGCAAGGCGTCTGAACGCCGCAATGGCGGCAACGGCATATTCCTGCTGGAAGAGGTGGAGCGGGAGCACATTCTGCGGGCTCTCAATTTCTTCAATGGTAACCGCCAGCACGCGGCAGAGGCCTTGGGCATAGGCAGGAAGACTCTGTACCGGAAGCTTGAGAAGTATTCTATTTCCTAA